Proteins encoded in a region of the Gallalistipes aquisgranensis genome:
- a CDS encoding putative oxidoreductase C-terminal domain-containing protein: MQKTSYPQIDTNVYVYAPYGNDVQEYLDKINQYNTRKEAPTSWKETVYYGDDFLKRMLSEKKGNVMIVAGNNRKKTEYIRAALNAGIHVLADKPMAITPEGFDLLKECFKTAHEQGIMLYDIMTERYEITTVLQREYSRIPELFGSLVSGTPDHPAIVKESVHHFSKQVSGRHLRRPAWFFDVEQEGEGIVDVTTHLVDLIQWECFPDQAIDYTREIEILDANRWSTPITSPQFELVTGQETFPDYLRKDVRDGILHVYSNGNILYRIRGIVAKVSVIWNFEAPEGGGDTHYSVMRGEKANLVIRQGAEQNYRPTLYIEPATDNIPDSFKAEVLSATSRLAATYPGISAVAEPNGSWRIAIPDRYNVGHEAHFSQVTEKYLDFLKTGVMPEWEVPGMLAKYYVTTQAFRIAHNKTTTK, encoded by the coding sequence GTGCAAAAAACCTCTTATCCCCAGATCGACACGAATGTATATGTCTATGCCCCCTACGGAAATGATGTACAGGAATATCTGGACAAAATAAACCAATACAACACCCGTAAAGAGGCGCCTACTTCCTGGAAAGAAACCGTTTACTACGGGGACGATTTTCTGAAACGGATGCTCTCAGAAAAAAAGGGCAACGTCATGATCGTCGCAGGTAATAACCGTAAAAAGACCGAGTATATCCGGGCCGCGCTCAATGCGGGTATCCATGTATTGGCAGACAAACCGATGGCGATCACCCCGGAAGGATTCGATCTGCTGAAGGAGTGTTTTAAAACGGCACACGAACAGGGTATCATGCTTTACGATATAATGACGGAACGATACGAGATTACAACCGTATTACAACGGGAATACTCTCGCATTCCGGAACTGTTCGGTTCGTTGGTAAGCGGCACTCCCGATCATCCCGCCATAGTGAAGGAGAGCGTTCACCACTTTTCCAAACAGGTTTCAGGCCGCCACCTGAGACGTCCCGCATGGTTCTTCGACGTGGAACAGGAAGGAGAAGGAATTGTGGACGTAACCACCCATCTGGTCGACCTGATCCAGTGGGAGTGCTTTCCCGACCAGGCAATCGACTACACCCGAGAGATCGAAATACTCGATGCCAACCGATGGAGTACCCCCATTACATCCCCGCAATTTGAACTGGTAACCGGACAAGAGACTTTCCCCGATTATCTCCGGAAAGATGTTCGGGATGGGATATTGCACGTATATTCGAACGGAAATATCCTTTACCGGATACGCGGTATCGTTGCCAAAGTCTCCGTCATCTGGAACTTCGAGGCACCCGAAGGGGGAGGGGATACACATTACTCGGTCATGCGGGGCGAAAAAGCAAATCTCGTCATCCGGCAGGGAGCCGAACAGAACTATCGTCCTACATTATACATAGAGCCCGCGACGGACAACATTCCGGACTCTTTCAAAGCAGAAGTGTTATCTGCCACCTCCCGTTTGGCAGCCACCTATCCGGGCATTTCGGCAGTTGCAGAACCGAACGGCAGTTGGAGAATCGCCATTCCCGACAGATATAATGTAGGACACGAGGCCCATTTCAGCCAGGTGACAGAAAAATATCTGGATTTTTTGAAAACAGGAGTAATGCCGGAATGGGAAGTACCCGGCATGCTCGCCAAATATTACGTCACCACGCAAGCCTTCCGGATAGCCCACAATAAAACAACAACAAAATGA
- a CDS encoding Gfo/Idh/MocA family protein yields the protein MKRREFLKRSALMGLGIITAPTIVPSSVFGKNAPSNRINIGAIGCGRISRTHDMPGVWKYDNVRIVAVSDVDRRRLDDAKKLVENYYTKKSGKPYSGVNTYEDYRQLLADSDIDAVLISTPDHWHAKQAIDAVYAGKDVYLQKPASLTIEEGRKMSNAVNATGRILQIGSQQRSMEQFRRACELVRNGRIGKLLSIEVRLPGDPAGGDPTPMPVPTGLNYDMWLGQTPSVPYTVDRVHPQQGYGRPGWLRCEQFGAGMITGWGAHHFDIAHWAMGKEYSGPIEITATAQFPSSGLWDVHGDFQSEMLYDNGVVVKGMVDGPGKPNGVLFSGTEGWIFVSRGRYRASASDPVSDASSGGPLAASDPRILGSVIGEHEVHLYKSDDQHGNWLECIRTRSLNIAPAEVAHRACTACLLQHIAMKLGRKLHWDPRTERFRNDDEANSMLSRPQRAPYNF from the coding sequence ATGAAACGAAGAGAATTTCTCAAACGAAGTGCCCTGATGGGACTCGGGATAATCACCGCCCCCACCATTGTACCCTCGAGTGTCTTTGGAAAAAACGCTCCCTCCAACCGGATCAACATAGGGGCGATCGGCTGCGGTCGCATCTCCCGCACACATGACATGCCGGGCGTATGGAAATATGACAACGTACGGATCGTTGCCGTTTCCGATGTAGACAGGCGGCGACTGGACGACGCTAAAAAACTGGTAGAAAATTATTACACGAAAAAATCAGGTAAGCCCTATTCGGGCGTGAATACCTATGAAGATTACCGGCAGCTGCTTGCCGACAGCGACATCGACGCCGTACTGATAAGCACCCCGGATCATTGGCACGCCAAACAGGCCATTGATGCCGTTTATGCAGGGAAAGACGTCTATCTGCAAAAACCGGCCTCCCTCACCATCGAAGAGGGCCGAAAGATGAGCAATGCCGTCAATGCTACCGGCAGGATTCTTCAAATCGGAAGCCAGCAGCGTTCCATGGAGCAATTCCGCCGGGCCTGCGAACTGGTGCGTAATGGACGCATCGGGAAACTGCTTTCGATCGAAGTCCGTCTGCCGGGCGATCCTGCAGGCGGAGATCCGACCCCGATGCCCGTACCGACAGGATTGAATTACGACATGTGGCTCGGCCAAACGCCTTCGGTTCCCTACACCGTAGACCGGGTACATCCTCAACAGGGATACGGACGTCCCGGCTGGCTGCGCTGTGAACAGTTCGGCGCCGGTATGATAACGGGATGGGGGGCCCATCACTTCGACATCGCCCACTGGGCCATGGGAAAAGAGTATTCGGGACCAATTGAAATTACGGCTACCGCCCAATTTCCCTCTTCAGGACTGTGGGACGTACACGGGGATTTCCAATCGGAGATGCTCTACGACAACGGAGTCGTGGTAAAAGGAATGGTTGACGGTCCCGGGAAACCCAACGGCGTACTATTTTCCGGCACGGAAGGTTGGATTTTCGTATCCCGCGGACGTTACCGGGCCTCGGCAAGCGATCCCGTATCGGACGCATCGAGTGGAGGGCCACTCGCCGCATCAGACCCTCGCATACTCGGTTCCGTAATCGGCGAGCATGAAGTGCATCTATATAAATCGGACGACCAGCACGGGAACTGGCTGGAATGTATCCGGACACGGTCATTGAATATCGCCCCGGCAGAAGTGGCCCACCGCGCATGCACTGCCTGCCTGTTGCAACACATCGCAATGAAGTTGGGGCGCAAACTACACTGGGACCCGCGTACGGAAAGATTCCGTAACGATGATGAGGCAAACTCCATGCTTTCCCGTCCGCAACGGGCTCCCTACAATTTCTAA
- a CDS encoding ADP-ribosylglycohydrolase family protein gives MKIKSITLILAVLFAGGCSKEKSLTLSDSVLMDKIRGGWAGQIIGCTYGGPTEFKFKGITIPPEYDIPWYDDYIRTTFEKRAGLYDDIYMDICHMETIDQHGLEAPVDTFARAFAHADYKLWHANQIARYQILRGTMPPASGHWINNPHADDIDFQIQADFIGLMCPGMPETAARYSWKLGHIMNYGDGVYGGAFVAALYSLAFVYDDMERIVTEALEAIPAASRYHRCISNTITLWKKYPDNWLKTWEELETLHGNEDIGCGYGVDHPYNIDAALNSAYVVMGLLYGEGDFFKTMDISTRCGQDSDCNPATACGILGTMLGYDKIGEQWTRGMAQVENDKFPFTESTLLQIYEMSFRHAGEMIRKNGGRIKGSSAEIILQTPTPLPLEQSFSGLYPVERIHVGKEFGQEGITMKFHGTGFIFHGTMKRGKTGKEEYTALFDIYLNGKKMESFDMPCDFIQRRYDIFHKYGLPEDDYTVEIRWKNYEKPYSLLLKDFIYYSDTPRTTATKEADSSGRTRKVQHP, from the coding sequence ATGAAGATAAAATCAATTACGCTCATTCTGGCAGTTCTGTTTGCAGGAGGCTGTTCAAAAGAAAAAAGCCTCACACTGTCCGATTCCGTCCTCATGGACAAAATCCGCGGGGGATGGGCCGGCCAAATCATCGGCTGTACCTACGGTGGCCCAACAGAATTCAAATTCAAAGGCATCACAATCCCCCCAGAATACGACATTCCCTGGTACGACGACTATATCCGCACAACATTTGAAAAACGGGCTGGTCTGTACGACGACATTTATATGGACATCTGCCACATGGAAACAATCGACCAACATGGACTCGAAGCCCCTGTGGACACATTTGCCAGGGCATTTGCCCATGCCGATTACAAACTTTGGCACGCAAACCAGATCGCCCGTTACCAAATACTCCGCGGAACGATGCCTCCGGCGTCAGGACACTGGATCAACAATCCCCATGCCGATGACATCGATTTCCAGATACAGGCCGATTTCATCGGCCTGATGTGTCCGGGCATGCCGGAAACCGCTGCACGATACAGCTGGAAATTAGGTCATATCATGAACTATGGAGACGGAGTTTACGGAGGGGCTTTCGTCGCGGCCCTCTATTCCCTGGCTTTCGTGTACGACGATATGGAACGGATCGTCACTGAGGCGCTGGAGGCAATACCGGCTGCCAGCCGGTATCATCGATGTATCTCCAATACGATCACCCTATGGAAAAAATATCCGGATAATTGGCTTAAAACATGGGAAGAACTGGAAACCTTGCACGGAAACGAAGATATCGGCTGCGGTTACGGTGTCGACCATCCTTACAATATAGACGCCGCACTGAATTCGGCATACGTAGTAATGGGACTGTTGTACGGGGAAGGCGATTTTTTCAAAACGATGGATATTTCCACCCGTTGCGGGCAGGACTCCGACTGCAATCCGGCTACTGCATGCGGAATTCTCGGCACCATGCTCGGTTATGACAAAATAGGAGAACAATGGACCCGAGGCATGGCCCAGGTCGAAAACGACAAATTTCCTTTCACGGAATCGACCCTCCTTCAGATATACGAAATGAGTTTCAGACATGCCGGAGAAATGATCCGCAAAAACGGAGGCCGGATCAAGGGCAGTTCAGCGGAAATAATTCTCCAGACCCCCACCCCTCTTCCCCTGGAGCAGAGTTTCAGCGGTCTCTATCCGGTAGAACGGATTCATGTAGGGAAAGAGTTCGGGCAGGAAGGAATAACCATGAAGTTCCATGGCACAGGATTCATATTCCACGGCACGATGAAACGAGGCAAAACCGGAAAAGAGGAGTATACGGCACTGTTCGACATCTACCTGAACGGCAAAAAAATGGAATCGTTTGATATGCCATGCGATTTTATCCAGCGCCGCTACGACATTTTCCATAAGTACGGACTTCCGGAAGACGATTACACCGTAGAAATCCGATGGAAGAACTATGAAAAGCCCTACTCTTTGCTGCTGAAGGATTTCATCTACTATTCGGACACTCCCCGGACAACGGCAACGAAGGAGGCAGATTCTTCCGGCCGAACCCGGAAGGTTCAGCACCCATAG
- a CDS encoding discoidin domain-containing protein: MTKSLFTVAIAGLALFWGCRNNQQKEERATTYCNPLDLDYGWGKFKQTISRTSADPVIVLFKNKYYLFATHDIGGYRVSDDLTRWENVYFNEEVHSEALNYGSYVAPAVAADEKYLYFIKLNRDRKQKTTKILRSANPETGIWEVCGEIPRVSDPSLFIDRGRYFVFHGLGTNQSIKCFELDPSTMTMIPGSERLLLDYITDINQCDGGYHFGRREIYDEIDAGDWKGRFKWLPCPEGSWIVRNGNRYYLQFATPGTISIWYCDAVMESDRPDGNFEVMPYNPVSMKAGGFIGSAGHSCVFKDKYGNWWEITTMWVGNRDPFERRLGLFPVTFDKKGRMRVHTVFGDYPMHLPQRKFDPDKEGYMAGWWNLSFGKRCTASSSSEGYPVENASDENIRTWWAAASGGKGEWLCMDLNGKKQIHALQLNFAEHEIDTTDFSDDYSSYLISVSDDGKQWKTLVDKSKNRRTNPHEYIVLDEPVEASHIRIENIHTPMSGKFAIRDLRVFGKGNGTAPQQVGKPSVVRDREDERFAGVKWNRVEHADGYMVRFGYAPDFLNLTVQVKGNQTDSLQLHVLTRGVGYYYRVDAYNENGCTEGIATTEADLKQKQ, encoded by the coding sequence ATGACAAAATCATTATTCACCGTAGCCATCGCCGGCCTCGCCTTATTTTGGGGATGCCGAAACAACCAGCAAAAAGAAGAGCGGGCGACCACATACTGCAATCCGCTCGACCTGGATTACGGATGGGGTAAATTCAAGCAAACGATTTCCCGAACATCGGCCGATCCCGTAATCGTACTCTTCAAAAACAAATATTATCTGTTCGCCACACATGACATAGGCGGATACAGGGTATCCGACGATTTGACCCGGTGGGAAAACGTATACTTCAACGAAGAAGTTCACTCCGAAGCTCTCAACTACGGCAGTTACGTAGCTCCTGCCGTAGCCGCAGACGAAAAATACCTCTATTTCATCAAACTGAATCGGGACAGGAAACAAAAAACTACTAAAATCCTCCGGTCGGCCAATCCGGAAACCGGCATTTGGGAAGTATGCGGAGAGATTCCACGCGTCTCCGACCCCAGTTTGTTCATCGACCGGGGCCGTTATTTCGTTTTTCACGGGCTCGGGACAAACCAGTCCATCAAATGCTTCGAACTCGATCCCTCGACAATGACCATGATCCCGGGTTCGGAACGGCTGTTACTGGATTATATTACGGACATCAACCAGTGTGACGGAGGCTATCACTTCGGCCGCAGGGAAATTTACGATGAAATCGATGCCGGAGACTGGAAGGGCCGCTTCAAATGGCTGCCATGTCCTGAAGGTTCCTGGATTGTCCGCAACGGCAACCGTTACTACCTGCAGTTCGCCACCCCCGGTACGATTTCGATCTGGTATTGCGATGCAGTCATGGAGAGTGACCGTCCCGACGGAAATTTCGAAGTGATGCCTTATAATCCCGTCTCCATGAAAGCCGGAGGTTTTATCGGTAGTGCAGGCCATAGCTGCGTCTTCAAGGACAAATATGGCAACTGGTGGGAGATTACGACCATGTGGGTAGGAAACCGCGACCCCTTCGAACGAAGATTAGGCCTTTTCCCCGTCACATTCGACAAAAAGGGACGAATGCGGGTGCACACTGTGTTCGGAGACTACCCGATGCATCTTCCCCAACGCAAATTCGATCCCGACAAAGAGGGGTATATGGCCGGATGGTGGAACCTCTCTTTCGGAAAACGATGCACGGCATCTTCTTCATCGGAAGGTTATCCGGTGGAAAATGCCTCGGACGAGAACATCAGGACCTGGTGGGCAGCCGCCAGCGGAGGAAAAGGAGAGTGGCTCTGCATGGATTTGAATGGGAAAAAGCAAATACATGCCCTTCAACTCAACTTTGCGGAACACGAAATCGACACCACGGACTTTTCCGATGATTATTCGTCCTATCTGATCTCCGTTTCGGACGACGGGAAACAGTGGAAAACACTCGTTGACAAAAGCAAAAATCGCCGTACAAATCCCCATGAATACATCGTGCTGGACGAACCCGTAGAGGCATCCCATATCCGTATCGAAAACATTCATACTCCCATGTCCGGCAAGTTCGCAATCCGCGATCTAAGAGTATTCGGCAAAGGAAACGGCACTGCACCTCAACAAGTCGGCAAACCGTCGGTGGTACGCGACCGTGAGGACGAACGTTTTGCCGGAGTCAAATGGAATCGGGTGGAACATGCGGACGGATATATGGTCCGATTCGGATATGCCCCCGACTTTCTGAATCTCACCGTCCAAGTGAAAGGCAACCAGACAGACTCCCTGCAATTACATGTTCTGACCCGGGGAGTAGGCTATTATTATCGGGTAGACGCTTACAACGAGAACGGCTGCACCGAAGGAATTGCAACCACGGAAGCAGACCTTAAACAGAAACAATAA
- a CDS encoding DUF6807 domain-containing protein, protein MKTLLKIAVFSLSVLCTAETVRADRKVSKKIRVQVEADGRDYHNSIVSIPWNGSNPVTVFETTNGKQLRCISQGESTPEGSKIYWKVDGTLKNGEVREYSIEPSTQPVRVTGEMSISEDKNGNLILQRGNQDILQYNTQIKKLPKYVDPAFRRAGYIHPAWSPAGNILTNINPADHMHHYGIWNPWTSISYDNDKYDLWNLGLKQGTVRFDTVIRTSAGDLFAEIQVKHTHVIFRPGEKQTVDTQEWTMEFTPKEEIVIMQERLSMKAWNTGDKMFMWDFVSDLEPATALPVILKAYRYAGFGFRATAEWTRDNCEMLTSEGKTRHEIDGTNGRWIYVSGQCANGKSGILIMSHPANRMHPEPLRIWNEKANGGRGDAFVNFSPSKNEDWVLEPEHTYRLHYRIVTYDGDMTPERAESLWQEFANTPKVTVK, encoded by the coding sequence ATGAAAACTCTGTTGAAAATAGCCGTCTTTTCCCTATCCGTGTTATGTACTGCCGAAACTGTCCGGGCCGACAGGAAAGTTTCGAAAAAAATCCGTGTACAAGTCGAAGCCGACGGCAGGGACTACCACAACAGTATCGTATCAATACCCTGGAACGGGTCCAATCCCGTGACCGTTTTCGAAACAACGAACGGCAAACAGTTGCGCTGTATCAGCCAAGGGGAATCCACACCCGAAGGCTCCAAAATTTATTGGAAGGTCGACGGTACACTCAAGAACGGTGAAGTCAGGGAATACTCGATTGAACCCTCCACACAGCCAGTCCGCGTAACCGGGGAAATGAGCATCAGCGAAGACAAGAATGGCAACCTGATCCTGCAACGGGGGAATCAAGATATACTCCAATACAACACACAGATCAAGAAACTGCCCAAATATGTGGATCCGGCTTTCCGTCGTGCAGGATACATCCATCCGGCATGGTCTCCTGCGGGAAACATTCTGACCAATATAAATCCGGCCGACCACATGCACCACTACGGCATTTGGAATCCATGGACCTCCATTTCATACGATAATGACAAGTACGATTTATGGAATCTCGGGTTGAAACAGGGAACCGTGCGTTTTGATACGGTCATTCGTACATCAGCCGGCGATCTGTTTGCCGAAATACAGGTCAAACACACTCACGTCATTTTCCGGCCCGGAGAGAAACAAACTGTCGACACCCAAGAATGGACGATGGAATTCACGCCGAAAGAGGAGATCGTCATCATGCAAGAACGACTCAGTATGAAAGCATGGAACACAGGAGACAAAATGTTTATGTGGGATTTCGTTTCCGACCTGGAACCGGCCACTGCACTGCCTGTCATACTGAAAGCCTACCGTTACGCCGGTTTCGGATTCAGGGCCACGGCCGAATGGACCCGAGACAACTGTGAAATGCTGACCTCGGAAGGTAAAACCAGGCATGAAATCGACGGCACGAACGGCCGATGGATATATGTATCAGGCCAATGCGCGAATGGAAAATCAGGTATTCTCATCATGAGTCATCCGGCCAACCGCATGCATCCGGAACCGCTACGCATCTGGAACGAAAAAGCAAACGGAGGACGGGGCGACGCCTTTGTCAACTTTTCTCCCTCGAAAAACGAAGATTGGGTACTGGAACCGGAACACACCTACCGTTTGCATTACCGAATCGTAACTTACGACGGAGATATGACACCCGAACGTGCAGAATCCCTCTGGCAGGAGTTCGCCAATACACCGAAAGTGACTGTAAAATAA
- a CDS encoding BACON domain-containing protein yields the protein MKKFLVFPWILTMVFTGSGCSDDNPTPAYEAFNIPASLELPATIPVLGNEKDSQIIIPVTTNQPTLDITVDEKSQSWCLVSIQQNNIVITAGGKNLSSSTRTASITVTAGLRNNTQTQTIEIVQEAGEGGGGTDQGVVFWQDDKANPTEIKIVSGTCSDKGIMWADRDHTAPIGTTHETDGAVNQAAAEAIPDYQTLYTAFNYCKEMGEGWYLPSKQEMIQIFEAYNGTSVSEATIANPIDISQEEKDARAAFDAKLMAIEGGRAMNEADQTAAGDSYWTSTEATGVNVFWVRMGKYAIDGGAKYSTARKVRCVKKISLTE from the coding sequence ATGAAAAAGTTCCTTGTTTTTCCCTGGATTCTCACGATGGTTTTCACGGGCTCCGGATGTTCGGACGACAATCCGACTCCCGCTTATGAAGCGTTCAACATTCCTGCTTCACTGGAACTGCCTGCCACGATTCCTGTCCTCGGCAACGAAAAGGACAGTCAGATCATCATTCCCGTCACGACCAACCAGCCGACACTGGATATCACGGTAGACGAAAAAAGCCAGAGTTGGTGCCTCGTTTCCATACAGCAGAACAACATCGTGATTACGGCAGGAGGTAAAAACCTATCCTCCTCCACCCGGACGGCATCCATCACGGTAACTGCCGGACTTCGCAACAACACACAGACACAAACGATCGAAATCGTCCAGGAAGCTGGTGAAGGTGGTGGCGGAACAGATCAAGGAGTCGTCTTCTGGCAGGACGACAAGGCCAATCCAACCGAGATAAAAATCGTATCGGGCACATGCAGCGACAAAGGAATCATGTGGGCCGATCGGGACCATACAGCGCCTATCGGCACCACCCACGAAACGGACGGAGCGGTCAACCAGGCAGCCGCGGAGGCAATCCCCGACTATCAGACACTCTATACGGCATTCAATTACTGCAAGGAAATGGGAGAGGGCTGGTATCTTCCCTCGAAACAGGAGATGATACAGATATTCGAGGCTTATAACGGGACATCGGTCAGCGAAGCTACCATAGCCAATCCCATCGACATTTCGCAAGAAGAAAAAGATGCCCGGGCCGCATTCGATGCGAAACTGATGGCCATAGAAGGTGGCCGGGCCATGAACGAGGCCGACCAAACTGCAGCAGGAGACAGTTACTGGACCAGTACGGAAGCGACGGGAGTCAACGTTTTCTGGGTACGTATGGGCAAGTATGCCATTGACGGAGGGGCAAAGTACAGTACCGCAAGAAAAGTCCGCTGCGTAAAAAAGATATCGCTTACCGAATAG
- a CDS encoding DUF6807 domain-containing protein: MNLRYTATLAVALAACIWLHGSPRPMSAEKNGSRIDIKAGKRFVTSYHFSPDEKYPYFFPVNSPLSGSGVTSMRNGTYPHHSSLFFGCDKVNGGNYWQENLERGRIVSLGPALIHASGEAIVIRDECMWKRPDAEAPIRDLRTITVCAPSDSLYQIDFDITLEFLTDVIILKTNHSLFSARIDPDLSVREGGIMVNAEGALGEKETFGRPSPWLDCHATRKSGTEGIALLQHPSNPGFPSPWFTRDYGFISPTPMYWPTDGKSTRFRQNERIRLRYRVLIHTGNEKEANIAEAFERYKHE, from the coding sequence ATGAATCTACGGTATACAGCGACTTTAGCAGTCGCTTTGGCGGCTTGTATCTGGCTGCATGGCAGTCCACGGCCAATGAGTGCTGAAAAAAACGGTTCCCGGATAGACATAAAAGCGGGAAAGAGATTTGTCACAAGCTATCACTTTTCTCCCGATGAAAAATATCCGTATTTTTTCCCGGTCAACAGTCCTTTGTCCGGATCGGGCGTCACGTCCATGCGTAACGGAACGTATCCACACCACAGTTCACTCTTTTTCGGTTGCGACAAGGTGAACGGAGGAAATTACTGGCAGGAGAATTTGGAACGCGGACGCATCGTTTCGCTCGGACCGGCCCTCATACACGCCTCGGGGGAGGCAATCGTCATTCGGGATGAATGCATGTGGAAACGCCCGGATGCAGAGGCACCGATCCGCGATTTGAGAACCATAACAGTCTGTGCACCTTCAGACAGTCTGTACCAGATCGACTTCGACATCACGCTGGAATTCCTGACGGATGTAATCATTCTCAAAACCAACCACTCGCTGTTCAGCGCCCGGATCGATCCCGACCTGAGCGTCCGGGAAGGTGGTATCATGGTCAATGCAGAAGGAGCTCTCGGAGAAAAAGAGACTTTCGGCAGGCCCTCTCCCTGGCTCGATTGCCATGCGACACGTAAAAGTGGCACAGAAGGGATTGCCCTGCTTCAACATCCATCGAATCCGGGATTTCCGTCCCCGTGGTTCACCCGCGATTATGGATTCATTTCACCTACGCCAATGTACTGGCCGACCGACGGGAAATCCACCCGATTCCGGCAAAACGAGAGAATCCGCCTACGTTACAGAGTACTGATCCATACCGGAAACGAAAAGGAAGCCAACATAGCCGAGGCTTTTGAACGATATAAACACGAATAA